The following coding sequences lie in one Candidatus Bathyarchaeia archaeon genomic window:
- a CDS encoding S16 family serine protease, translated as MSERKSAFKWLLIASLLANVALSVFAAAFFLQSLDYESRLKSIAEENHALNQRLMELQKAYEVERSQLEYYKRQAEYYTRVREVASSGEAVLSGTSRVNLVAVKTIGGAFTAIYEGVVLTADIELRLGQGRILIDTKPRIGIDLQSSLRTAVTVAENITGTSLNSTDVILTVSYKEDVDIVDGPSAGAAITIGLIAAVEKVSISYDVYITGTVNPDGTIGKVGGILEKAEAAAQMGAKKFILPKGQTTLTGFREVRSEPIPGFIIVTYEPYQVDLKQHLHEKGYNVEIFEAGRILEAYQLATS; from the coding sequence TTGAGCGAGCGTAAAAGCGCCTTCAAGTGGCTCCTCATCGCGAGCTTACTGGCGAACGTGGCTCTATCAGTATTCGCGGCCGCCTTTTTCCTTCAAAGCCTAGACTACGAGAGTAGGCTTAAGTCGATCGCGGAGGAAAACCACGCCTTGAACCAAAGGCTCATGGAGCTGCAGAAAGCCTATGAAGTCGAGAGAAGCCAGCTCGAATACTATAAAAGGCAAGCCGAATACTACACCCGTGTAAGGGAAGTTGCCTCTTCAGGGGAAGCTGTGCTGTCAGGTACCTCCAGAGTAAACCTCGTCGCCGTTAAAACCATCGGAGGGGCCTTCACCGCGATCTATGAAGGGGTCGTCTTAACGGCTGACATTGAGTTAAGGCTAGGGCAAGGAAGGATTCTGATCGACACAAAACCCAGAATCGGCATAGACTTACAGTCCAGCCTGAGGACCGCCGTCACGGTGGCTGAAAACATCACAGGCACCTCCTTAAACTCAACCGACGTTATCCTCACCGTCAGCTATAAAGAGGACGTGGACATCGTCGACGGACCAAGCGCCGGAGCCGCCATCACCATCGGACTAATCGCCGCCGTGGAAAAAGTTTCGATAAGCTATGATGTTTACATAACCGGTACTGTAAACCCCGACGGCACTATAGGGAAAGTGGGGGGAATTCTGGAGAAGGCTGAAGCCGCGGCTCAGATGGGGGCGAAAAAATTCATCCTGCCAAAGGGGCAAACAACGCTCACAGGATTCAGGGAAGTAAGGAGCGAACCCATACCTGGCTTTATAATCGTCACCTACGAACCCTACCAAGTAGATTTAAAGCAACACCTTCATGAAAAGGGATATAATGTGGAAATCTTCGAGGCTGGTCGAATTCTCGAAGCGTATCAACTCGCCACCTCATAA
- a CDS encoding DUF362 domain-containing protein has translation MVEVAIVKGEVPQVITEDALKMVNAEKALPVGKPILVKPNYLNAKHPSTGVTTDARVVEGVIKYLKRCGVGEIIIGEGSGFADTFEAYKVAEVDVIGEKWGVKLVDLNKDRFIEVNPSNPLALEKVKVAETALNSAIISVPKLKPHRIAGVTLSLKNMMGAVYPKGSMHLHLHKKIADLASILRPCVAVIDGVIAGEGHEDSGTSVEMDLVIAGTDPVAVDAVGAAVMGVDPQEVKHLRYAEKKGIGTYDLKQIEILGEPLEKVRRRFKRSFLTGILSQLG, from the coding sequence ATGGTTGAAGTGGCGATTGTGAAAGGGGAGGTTCCTCAAGTAATAACCGAGGATGCTCTAAAAATGGTCAATGCGGAGAAAGCACTCCCGGTAGGTAAACCGATCTTAGTTAAACCAAATTACCTTAACGCGAAGCATCCTTCAACAGGCGTCACCACTGATGCTAGGGTCGTTGAAGGGGTGATCAAGTATCTGAAACGCTGTGGAGTAGGGGAGATCATAATCGGGGAGGGTAGCGGGTTCGCCGACACCTTCGAGGCCTATAAAGTAGCTGAAGTAGATGTTATAGGTGAAAAATGGGGCGTGAAGCTGGTTGATTTGAACAAGGATAGGTTTATTGAAGTTAATCCCTCAAACCCGTTGGCATTGGAGAAGGTAAAGGTGGCTGAAACAGCCTTAAACAGCGCGATAATCAGTGTACCAAAGTTAAAGCCGCACAGGATCGCGGGCGTCACCTTAAGCTTGAAAAATATGATGGGGGCCGTCTACCCTAAGGGGTCCATGCACCTTCATTTGCATAAGAAAATAGCGGACCTAGCCTCCATCCTGAGGCCGTGCGTAGCGGTGATCGATGGAGTCATCGCTGGAGAGGGGCATGAGGATAGCGGAACCTCTGTGGAAATGGATCTTGTCATAGCTGGAACAGACCCTGTGGCCGTAGACGCTGTCGGCGCGGCTGTAATGGGCGTAGACCCCCAGGAGGTTAAGCATCTCCGCTACGCGGAGAAGAAAGGGATTGGAACATACGACTTGAAGCAGATCGAAATATTGGGCGAGCCTTTGGAAAAAGTGAGAAGGAGGTTTAAAAGATCATTTTTAACCGGAATCCTCTCACAACTCGGCTAA